From Ignavibacteria bacterium, one genomic window encodes:
- a CDS encoding choice-of-anchor D domain-containing protein, with protein sequence MKSPLLRFLLVLVCGTFSIGLMSAQPRISYIMPDIGTTRMATYVEIIAPHAANGGYGADGVSLNNPGDAIRVVCERSSDTTKVKIGPVVVSWDGRLISTHIFVDPLVQPNSADWQLLSPEFRIPIRVIINGVPSNIDTFYIVKPWPLGSVATISERVLGEGQLGKRSRRGAMIVDSLVLIGGQSYSVSLRDCDANTTGNQGLLPFVLISPSVIRGAGTAEIHADAIGQDAGPGGGGGAGGYHNLSGGGTRGTNGGNGYTGGGPGGFNNNGLPLPPNEKQKPGTGSGEDLAKNNANTRGSASLNGLPGGESTTAYENAGGGTGHPFGQSGQGCDARNTCVTAGQYGAGSGAREGRRGGAGGYGEAGASESGFDHGGKIHGNPFIVPLAGGSGGAGGNPDVTNKASGGGGGGGAISIHANLTADLTVYARGGSPSREDILGGCGSGGGAIIGSRLDNATFGFFSAQVTGGTDPNPNPNSRHLAGGLGRRRYEGRIPLDIPVQVGLLTDTLTNSLRQHRYSGYANGSDLQIYIKPENGPWQLGPVISAYQAGTSGSWRQNITWPGKDTLYYVAVGQRVTNPVAGSYTDEPEIVFSQSAWNIIRIYGPAIIAGNRNLDMGLYQCPGSKLRDTVWISNKGESPLEISSATFLTPPGFTLAEPTVFPDTIYPFDSTAYVVEFSPVAGQNGIINTTLRLENSDTSAGADPFDIAIRVDVRPYDFTYTWRGIQADTIDIGRLCVGRPFTDPITIRNLGSSTVTIVGFTSTSPAILGANGNTPFVVPGPLGFSTVNITFLARRLGVNVIPVLVQLKECASPDTLWIRHEGVESSITVIGTGQFGTVRVGDTPQLTLEIRNTGTSDLSIPSLPPVPAPFRLVSALPPPPALIAPGASMLLTYAYEPTAVGSSAVVRKIVTDSTARSCPDSVEFVLSGSANASVLTLSKSSVNFGAVTSCDSLVDSITVRNAGSTVVTLLYPPFFNGPDATSFKVIRQPLSDIDLDPGEDVTYVVGFYGTPGPDGLKSAIFSIRTNDPSVPSINVPITGLRVSAELQGPRVIDLGSVLVGNSVSSTQRYTNVSTTTINVTGNSSTAPSRTSAAPAAFGVDASLFQDVTFTYTCTSEGAIEDTIRFFVDQPCPDTIIVLVRAVGLSPSISAPSILNFGILAECEFKRDSIVYTNTQAVPLDFIDVTLTGPDVAAFTIENPNAVGSQTVAPGESRTIYILFDPRAMTDGIKTAYVTLRIRVGGVPISIVTELKGERRTMLPASPGSISFGAVNLTVATSQQLVLVNTSPQPVRITNIAMRGTSGTVYTVTSVPAAPTTIAPGGSIEITVTFTPTTQQLYLDSILVNFDQPCTDTRVIAVSGTGRLNVELLVRLPKDTVGPAFEDYRIPIYATIVSGGGSITNGKLTMTVRYASSVYAARTLNTGSILRNEVIGGFTELDLEIPSFTAGTTESVIGEILGDMTLGAVVTTDLEISNAVITAANVTPSVRPENGLLALDICEEGGPRLITKSGSLAIVARPNPATESLEIVADTYERGQHQIDIVTLTGDVVATYAFVRGADATPRSFAVDVRALASGTYQIILQTPTRRRVLPLSILH encoded by the coding sequence ATGAAGAGCCCCCTCCTCCGCTTCCTCCTTGTACTTGTCTGTGGAACGTTCAGTATTGGACTGATGAGTGCGCAGCCGCGCATTTCCTACATCATGCCCGATATCGGAACAACACGCATGGCCACGTATGTAGAGATCATCGCTCCCCATGCCGCAAATGGTGGATATGGGGCTGATGGTGTCTCTCTCAATAATCCGGGCGATGCCATTCGCGTGGTATGTGAACGCAGTTCAGACACCACCAAGGTGAAGATCGGTCCGGTAGTGGTGAGCTGGGACGGACGTCTTATTTCCACACACATCTTCGTTGATCCGCTCGTTCAACCAAACAGTGCTGATTGGCAATTGCTGAGTCCGGAATTCCGCATTCCGATCCGTGTGATCATCAACGGCGTTCCATCCAACATCGATACGTTCTATATCGTCAAACCGTGGCCGCTTGGAAGTGTTGCCACCATCTCGGAGCGTGTTCTCGGAGAAGGTCAACTCGGTAAGAGATCGCGCAGAGGGGCAATGATCGTTGACTCGCTTGTCCTTATTGGTGGTCAGTCCTACAGCGTGTCTTTGCGAGATTGTGATGCGAACACCACCGGTAACCAAGGTTTGCTCCCGTTCGTCCTGATCTCTCCGAGTGTGATACGCGGAGCAGGTACAGCCGAGATCCATGCCGATGCCATTGGTCAGGATGCTGGTCCAGGTGGCGGTGGCGGAGCCGGCGGATATCACAACCTTAGTGGTGGCGGAACGCGCGGAACGAACGGTGGTAATGGATACACCGGTGGCGGACCGGGCGGTTTTAATAATAACGGTCTGCCCCTTCCCCCGAATGAAAAGCAGAAGCCCGGTACGGGGTCGGGTGAAGACCTCGCAAAGAACAATGCAAACACCCGGGGCTCTGCCTCCTTGAACGGTTTGCCCGGCGGTGAATCCACAACGGCCTATGAAAACGCCGGCGGTGGTACAGGACATCCGTTTGGTCAGAGCGGTCAGGGTTGTGATGCACGCAATACCTGCGTCACGGCCGGACAATACGGCGCCGGCTCGGGGGCTCGTGAGGGTAGACGTGGCGGAGCGGGTGGGTATGGCGAAGCCGGTGCATCGGAAAGTGGATTCGACCACGGCGGCAAGATCCACGGCAATCCCTTTATCGTTCCCTTGGCTGGTGGTTCCGGTGGGGCTGGTGGTAACCCCGACGTAACCAACAAGGCCAGTGGCGGCGGCGGTGGCGGAGGTGCGATTTCTATTCATGCGAATCTGACGGCTGACCTTACAGTCTATGCTCGAGGTGGCTCTCCGAGTCGCGAAGACATCCTTGGCGGTTGTGGCTCCGGTGGGGGAGCGATCATCGGGTCCCGACTTGATAACGCTACGTTCGGGTTCTTCTCAGCACAGGTAACAGGCGGAACGGATCCGAACCCAAATCCAAACAGCAGGCATCTTGCCGGTGGACTGGGAAGACGTAGGTACGAAGGACGTATCCCGTTGGATATCCCCGTGCAGGTTGGACTCCTTACCGACACACTCACGAACTCTCTTCGTCAGCATCGCTACAGCGGCTACGCCAATGGAAGTGATCTACAGATCTATATCAAGCCGGAGAACGGTCCGTGGCAGCTTGGCCCTGTGATCTCCGCCTATCAAGCCGGTACATCCGGTTCATGGCGTCAGAACATCACATGGCCCGGCAAGGACACGCTCTACTATGTAGCTGTGGGTCAGCGCGTTACAAATCCCGTAGCCGGATCATATACAGATGAACCCGAGATCGTGTTCTCTCAGTCGGCATGGAACATCATTCGCATCTATGGTCCAGCCATCATCGCCGGTAATCGCAATCTCGATATGGGGCTCTACCAGTGTCCGGGATCGAAGCTGCGTGATACCGTGTGGATCAGTAATAAGGGTGAATCGCCCCTTGAGATCTCTTCCGCTACGTTCCTAACACCACCGGGCTTCACCCTCGCTGAACCAACAGTGTTCCCGGATACGATCTATCCGTTTGATTCAACGGCCTATGTAGTGGAGTTCTCACCGGTGGCCGGACAGAATGGGATCATCAACACAACTCTCCGACTTGAGAATTCAGACACGTCTGCAGGAGCCGACCCATTCGATATCGCCATCCGTGTGGATGTGCGTCCGTATGACTTCACCTATACATGGCGCGGGATCCAGGCAGATACGATCGACATCGGCAGGTTGTGTGTTGGCCGTCCGTTCACCGATCCTATCACGATCCGCAATCTTGGGTCTTCAACGGTAACGATCGTTGGTTTTACATCAACGAGTCCGGCCATTCTCGGTGCTAATGGAAACACTCCATTCGTTGTTCCCGGACCACTTGGCTTCTCAACGGTGAACATCACCTTCCTTGCACGCAGACTTGGTGTGAATGTGATCCCGGTATTGGTACAACTCAAGGAATGCGCATCTCCAGATACATTGTGGATCAGACATGAAGGTGTTGAGTCTTCGATCACTGTGATTGGCACGGGGCAGTTCGGGACAGTTCGTGTTGGTGATACGCCTCAGCTGACATTGGAGATCCGTAACACCGGGACAAGTGATCTGAGTATCCCTTCTCTTCCTCCCGTTCCTGCTCCGTTCAGACTTGTCTCAGCACTGCCACCGCCGCCTGCACTGATCGCACCAGGTGCGTCGATGCTCTTAACCTATGCCTACGAACCAACAGCAGTTGGTAGTAGTGCCGTGGTGCGGAAGATCGTCACTGATTCAACGGCGAGAAGCTGTCCGGACTCGGTTGAGTTTGTTCTCTCCGGCAGCGCCAATGCATCGGTACTTACTTTGTCGAAATCATCGGTGAATTTTGGTGCTGTTACTTCGTGCGACTCCCTCGTTGATAGCATCACGGTACGAAATGCCGGAAGCACGGTTGTAACGTTGCTCTATCCGCCGTTCTTCAATGGCCCCGATGCTACATCATTCAAGGTCATCCGTCAGCCCCTTTCCGATATCGATCTAGATCCGGGAGAAGACGTGACCTATGTGGTAGGCTTCTACGGAACGCCAGGGCCGGATGGGTTGAAGTCGGCCATCTTCTCCATCAGAACAAATGACCCGTCTGTCCCAAGCATCAATGTTCCGATCACTGGACTTCGTGTTTCAGCTGAATTACAGGGACCGAGAGTTATCGATCTTGGATCGGTTCTTGTTGGTAATAGCGTGTCATCAACACAGCGCTATACTAACGTCTCAACAACGACGATCAACGTTACCGGAAACTCATCAACGGCACCAAGTCGCACGTCCGCTGCACCTGCAGCATTCGGCGTCGACGCATCGCTCTTCCAAGACGTGACGTTCACCTACACGTGTACGTCAGAGGGAGCCATTGAGGACACGATCCGGTTCTTTGTGGATCAGCCATGTCCGGATACGATCATCGTACTCGTGCGTGCTGTTGGACTTTCTCCGTCGATCAGTGCGCCGTCAATCCTCAACTTTGGGATCTTGGCAGAGTGTGAGTTCAAGCGCGACAGCATCGTGTACACCAACACGCAGGCAGTACCGCTAGACTTCATCGATGTAACACTCACCGGTCCGGACGTAGCCGCCTTTACTATCGAGAATCCGAACGCTGTTGGCTCACAGACCGTAGCACCCGGTGAGTCGCGCACGATCTACATTCTCTTCGATCCGCGTGCCATGACCGATGGGATAAAGACCGCCTACGTTACGCTTCGTATTCGTGTAGGCGGTGTTCCGATCTCCATCGTTACTGAACTCAAGGGTGAGCGTCGTACAATGCTTCCGGCATCACCGGGAAGCATTTCATTCGGTGCCGTGAACCTCACCGTTGCTACGTCGCAACAACTCGTCCTCGTCAATACGTCACCTCAACCGGTACGTATCACAAACATTGCAATGCGTGGCACTTCCGGAACCGTCTACACCGTAACCTCTGTACCGGCCGCGCCTACCACCATCGCTCCGGGCGGGTCGATAGAGATCACCGTAACGTTTACACCAACCACACAACAACTGTATCTCGACTCCATCCTCGTCAACTTCGATCAGCCATGCACAGACACACGCGTGATCGCCGTGAGCGGAACAGGTCGACTCAATGTTGAGCTCTTGGTGAGACTCCCGAAGGACACAGTAGGCCCGGCATTTGAGGATTACCGTATTCCGATCTATGCTACTATCGTCAGTGGTGGCGGTAGCATCACAAACGGTAAGCTCACGATGACGGTACGTTATGCTTCGTCGGTCTATGCCGCACGAACACTCAATACCGGATCCATCCTTCGGAATGAAGTGATAGGGGGCTTCACAGAACTCGATCTTGAGATCCCGTCATTCACGGCGGGAACAACAGAATCGGTGATCGGCGAGATCCTCGGCGACATGACGCTTGGTGCTGTTGTCACCACTGATCTTGAGATCTCAAACGCTGTGATCACCGCAGCGAACGTAACGCCGTCCGTGCGACCAGAGAATGGTCTGTTGGCTCTTGATATCTGCGAAGAAGGTGGTCCTCGACTCATTACCAAGTCGGGCTCCTTGGCCATCGTTGCTCGTCCAAACCCTGCAACCGAATCGCTCGAGATCGTTGCCGATACGTATGAACGCGGTCAACATCAGATCGACATTGTGACTCTCACCGGTGACGTTGTTGCCACATATGCGTTCGTACGTGGGGCAGATGCTACACCTCGTTCGTTTGCCGTAGACGTTCGGGCGCTTGCGTCGGGGACGTATCAGATCATTCTTCAAACGCCGACGAGACGTCGTGTGTTGCCGCTGTCTATTCTCCATTGA
- a CDS encoding OmpA family protein: protein MQNMPLRRFSSLLVAVLLFSITASAQIRRLNEETGQTETLQYLVGGYLALNYNIHAPNFGALPGFPSCCASYSNSTSIGPAFGASFELPLSDVLRFQVRLGYSSMSGLLHSTEQIGNEPVLSDGPVPIEERQPVTVEHALDANLPMIILEPTIGLHLFDLLWLTAGVRGGYMMSATFDQKETLLAPEGYTFLDGTTVRNAAAADIPNANSLQLHAVVGIGYELQTRSNISIVPEVRYFLPITQVSDVDWKVQSFQIGVNVRFGMYTPIAAEINNDTVYVRDTVIVEKTGLREPRVTLQDSREDVSSRREGDVEYRRTTIKESYLQEIPRPFNPGLRSSIIARRADGTTGPLDALRVEELDVIESYPLLPQVFFPESGSELPMTQQIRLESGETGDFRTTDLSRDQIDVYRNLLNVIGYRMKQNPASKITLEGHVSNVGPEQNNRELSRARAESVRSYLTSTWGIESDRIAVKGSLLPQEPANPATPDGRSENQRVEISSNDPQILEPVEFRDKDLIIAPSDIVLHPDVTDAEGVKDWSVRMSQGDRELYRSQGEGAPRDVDWNALRSDTKPRKEGPIVSTFSVRDANGLAAESSDTLSVDYITLQTMKARQEEGKMVERYSLIVFDFNSAQLNSSNQRIMQRVKQRIQPDSKVKIMGFADRQGNPDYNRELARKRCAEAQRVLGLPDDRVTLEPVGSDRLIFNNDNPEGRSYSRTVQIEIVTPVR, encoded by the coding sequence ATGCAGAACATGCCCCTTCGTCGCTTTTCTTCCCTCCTCGTTGCTGTTCTCCTTTTTTCGATCACTGCATCTGCTCAGATCCGCAGGTTGAATGAAGAAACGGGACAGACCGAGACGTTACAGTACCTCGTTGGCGGATATCTGGCATTGAATTACAACATTCATGCACCCAACTTCGGTGCATTGCCTGGTTTCCCGTCATGTTGTGCATCGTATAGCAACAGCACATCTATCGGTCCGGCATTTGGCGCTTCATTCGAACTTCCGCTTTCAGATGTTCTCCGATTTCAAGTGCGCCTCGGCTATAGCTCCATGTCGGGCTTGCTCCATAGCACGGAGCAGATCGGGAATGAACCGGTACTATCAGATGGTCCAGTGCCGATCGAAGAACGTCAGCCGGTGACTGTTGAACATGCGCTCGATGCGAATCTTCCAATGATCATCCTTGAGCCAACCATCGGGCTCCATCTCTTTGACCTACTCTGGCTTACGGCCGGCGTGCGGGGCGGGTATATGATGTCGGCAACGTTCGATCAAAAAGAGACACTACTTGCACCGGAAGGATATACCTTCCTTGATGGCACTACGGTGCGTAACGCGGCTGCGGCAGATATTCCCAATGCGAATTCGTTACAGCTTCATGCTGTGGTAGGTATCGGGTATGAACTTCAAACACGTTCGAACATCTCCATCGTCCCTGAAGTACGGTACTTCCTTCCGATCACGCAGGTCTCTGATGTTGATTGGAAGGTTCAATCATTCCAGATCGGCGTGAATGTGCGATTCGGTATGTATACGCCGATCGCGGCAGAGATCAACAATGACACGGTCTACGTGCGAGACACGGTGATCGTAGAGAAGACCGGACTCCGGGAACCGCGTGTAACATTGCAAGACAGCAGGGAGGACGTGTCGTCCCGCCGTGAAGGCGACGTAGAGTATCGCAGAACAACGATCAAGGAGAGCTATCTCCAAGAGATACCACGTCCGTTCAATCCCGGACTTCGTTCCTCGATCATCGCTCGACGAGCAGATGGAACCACAGGCCCCCTTGATGCACTTCGCGTTGAAGAACTCGATGTGATCGAGAGTTATCCGTTGCTTCCTCAGGTCTTCTTCCCTGAGTCAGGTTCAGAACTTCCGATGACGCAACAGATCAGACTTGAATCGGGTGAGACAGGTGACTTCCGCACCACGGATCTCTCACGCGACCAGATCGACGTCTACCGCAATCTCTTGAACGTGATCGGCTATCGGATGAAGCAGAATCCAGCTTCGAAGATCACGCTCGAGGGTCACGTAAGCAATGTTGGTCCGGAGCAGAACAACCGCGAACTCTCCCGCGCCCGTGCAGAGTCCGTACGGTCATACCTCACGTCAACATGGGGCATCGAATCCGATCGTATTGCTGTGAAGGGGTCGTTGTTACCTCAAGAACCAGCAAATCCTGCAACTCCAGATGGCAGAAGTGAGAACCAACGTGTTGAGATCTCCAGCAATGATCCGCAGATCCTTGAGCCTGTTGAGTTCCGCGATAAGGACCTCATCATCGCACCAAGCGACATCGTCCTCCATCCCGACGTGACCGACGCAGAAGGTGTGAAGGACTGGTCGGTACGGATGTCACAAGGCGATCGCGAACTCTATCGTTCACAAGGAGAAGGGGCTCCTCGCGATGTGGATTGGAATGCTCTGCGTTCTGATACCAAACCGCGTAAGGAAGGCCCGATCGTGTCTACCTTCTCGGTCCGTGATGCCAATGGTCTGGCCGCTGAATCATCCGATACGCTCAGCGTTGATTACATCACGCTTCAGACGATGAAGGCACGTCAAGAAGAAGGCAAGATGGTAGAACGTTATTCGCTCATCGTGTTCGACTTCAACAGCGCCCAGCTCAACTCGTCGAATCAGCGCATCATGCAGCGCGTGAAGCAGCGTATCCAGCCGGATTCCAAGGTGAAGATCATGGGCTTTGCTGACCGTCAGGGCAATCCGGACTACAACCGCGAACTCGCACGCAAGCGTTGCGCTGAAGCACAGCGTGTGCTTGGTCTCCCGGATGACCGTGTGACGCTTGAGCCGGTTGGTTCAGACCGTCTCATCTTCAACAACGACAATCCTGAAGGTCGTTCCTACTCACGTACAGTTCAGATCGAGATCGTCACACCGGTCCGGTAA
- a CDS encoding ABC transporter substrate-binding protein, whose product MKSLLALILISVVVLSCTDPGKPEGTLRPAKGGRNYGGIYRQNETGELSSLDPARINDVTSSHIVINIYDQLIGFDHDLNITPLLAKRWFISDDGRTYTYILRNNSRFHDDPCFPNGKGRTVTAHDVKYSFTRVCDTRAKTKSDTYFRDKVVGASAYYEATRVASQTGQQPSVKGVEGFVAVDDTTFQIVLEKPFAPFEYTVAQTSMGIVPKEAVEKYGENFFQHPVGSGPFRFVSWTPDRTCELVRNPNYWDVDEFGNQLPYLDGIRFSFMKDDKMQLLEFAAGNLEESYRIPNEFFADIVDENKNPKGKWAKYKLLHVTALGTQFYGMVTTDPVFKDKRIRQAFNYAVDRNRIIRYVLKGQAAGAATHGLVPPSMPGYETDSVRGYSFDPAKAQALLAEAGYPQGRGFPEVTLQLNAGGGRNVSVAEAIQGMMKEHLNVTVKLLQVEFAQHLESIDNGQAPFYRLGWIADYPDPETFLNLYHGKIVPPPGRPSPINSTRFQNARFDELFEQALSTTDRPKRMRLYREAEQIAIDNAPMLLIFNDEDYRFIQPYVKGHPHNAMDRTNHHQTRFE is encoded by the coding sequence ATGAAATCACTCCTTGCACTGATCTTGATCTCGGTGGTAGTGCTCTCCTGCACTGACCCCGGAAAGCCCGAGGGTACGCTGCGTCCGGCCAAGGGTGGGCGCAACTATGGCGGCATCTACCGTCAGAACGAAACAGGCGAACTCAGCTCTCTCGACCCCGCACGAATCAACGATGTAACGTCATCACACATCGTGATCAATATCTATGACCAACTCATTGGCTTTGATCACGATCTCAACATCACGCCCCTTCTCGCAAAACGCTGGTTCATTTCTGACGATGGCAGGACGTATACGTACATCCTTCGCAACAATTCGCGGTTCCATGATGACCCGTGCTTCCCAAATGGAAAGGGGCGCACCGTTACCGCACACGATGTGAAGTATTCGTTCACACGGGTCTGCGATACACGTGCAAAGACGAAGTCGGACACGTATTTCCGCGACAAGGTGGTTGGTGCATCTGCCTATTACGAAGCAACACGTGTAGCTTCGCAGACGGGTCAGCAACCAAGTGTGAAGGGTGTTGAGGGATTTGTTGCGGTGGACGATACCACCTTCCAGATCGTTCTTGAAAAACCCTTTGCCCCCTTCGAATACACCGTTGCTCAAACATCGATGGGCATCGTGCCGAAAGAAGCTGTTGAGAAATATGGAGAGAACTTCTTCCAGCATCCCGTTGGATCGGGTCCGTTCAGATTTGTCTCATGGACACCAGACAGAACGTGCGAGTTGGTGCGCAACCCAAACTATTGGGATGTAGATGAGTTTGGGAATCAACTTCCATACCTCGACGGCATCCGGTTCTCGTTTATGAAGGACGACAAGATGCAGCTCCTCGAATTCGCTGCAGGGAATCTCGAAGAATCGTACAGGATCCCGAATGAGTTCTTTGCCGACATCGTGGACGAGAACAAGAATCCGAAAGGGAAGTGGGCCAAGTACAAGCTTCTTCATGTAACAGCACTTGGTACACAGTTCTATGGAATGGTCACAACAGACCCGGTCTTCAAGGACAAACGGATCCGTCAAGCCTTCAATTACGCTGTTGACCGTAATCGTATCATTCGCTACGTCTTAAAGGGTCAGGCAGCAGGTGCAGCCACGCATGGCCTCGTGCCTCCATCAATGCCCGGCTATGAGACAGACAGCGTGCGCGGTTACTCCTTCGACCCCGCAAAGGCGCAGGCACTCTTGGCAGAAGCAGGCTACCCGCAAGGACGAGGCTTCCCGGAAGTAACGCTGCAGCTCAACGCCGGCGGCGGACGCAACGTTTCGGTTGCCGAAGCCATTCAAGGCATGATGAAGGAGCACCTCAACGTGACCGTCAAACTCCTTCAAGTGGAGTTCGCACAACACCTCGAATCCATCGACAATGGGCAAGCCCCCTTCTATCGCCTCGGTTGGATCGCCGACTACCCGGACCCAGAGACCTTCTTGAATCTCTACCACGGGAAGATCGTTCCACCACCAGGCAGACCATCGCCGATCAACTCCACACGCTTCCAGAATGCCCGCTTCGATGAACTCTTCGAACAGGCACTCTCAACCACTGACCGTCCTAAGCGCATGCGACTGTATCGCGAAGCAGAACAGATCGCCATCGATAACGCTCCAATGCTCCTCATCTTTAATGATGAAGACTATCGCTTCATCCAACCCTATGTAAAGGGGCACCCGCATAATGCGATGGATAGGACGAATCATCATCAAACACGTTTTGAATAG
- a CDS encoding DNA polymerase, translating to MLRSLYVDLNSYFASVEQQADPSLRGRPIAVVPMIADTTCAIAASYEAKRFGVKTGTIVADAKTMCPDLVLVEAHHGIYVEYHHRIVEAVEQVIHVKSVNSIDEMVCDLTGSARNREKAVAIAHDVKRSIKEHVGSEMLCSVGIAPNDYLAKTATDMQKPDGLVVIEQEDLPNVLYSMELQDLCGVGRKMYQRLWKHGIYTVEMLCTASKQQLHDVWGGIEGDRLYARLRGEDVPHVETHKSTVGHSHVLEPSLRTHSGVIGVVHRLLQKAATRLRQYGLVTAEVTVSIRFVGGERWKCECDITPTQDVVQLTSVMSTMLSQLPTEGIPFKASIALNKVSPADSTPQPLFDNIGPARQSLNASIDSINKKYGKNTLYLGPAWNALQSAPMRIAFTHIPDTNSEQ from the coding sequence ATGCTTAGATCATTGTATGTAGACCTCAACTCCTACTTCGCTTCTGTAGAGCAGCAGGCGGACCCATCGTTGCGTGGAAGACCGATCGCTGTTGTTCCGATGATTGCCGATACAACGTGTGCGATCGCAGCATCGTACGAAGCAAAACGATTTGGTGTGAAGACCGGGACTATTGTAGCCGATGCAAAGACGATGTGTCCGGATCTGGTCTTGGTAGAAGCTCATCACGGCATATACGTTGAATATCATCATCGTATCGTAGAAGCTGTAGAGCAGGTGATCCATGTGAAGAGTGTGAACTCTATCGATGAAATGGTCTGCGATCTCACGGGCTCGGCACGCAACCGAGAGAAGGCCGTTGCGATAGCCCATGACGTTAAGAGGTCCATCAAGGAACATGTTGGAAGCGAGATGTTGTGCAGCGTTGGCATCGCTCCAAACGACTATCTCGCAAAGACAGCAACGGACATGCAGAAGCCGGACGGTCTTGTTGTGATCGAACAAGAGGATCTGCCGAACGTGCTCTATTCAATGGAGCTTCAAGACCTGTGCGGTGTTGGACGGAAGATGTATCAACGTCTATGGAAGCACGGGATCTATACCGTGGAGATGTTGTGCACCGCTTCAAAACAACAACTGCATGATGTATGGGGCGGTATTGAAGGTGACAGACTCTATGCCCGACTCCGTGGTGAAGATGTTCCGCACGTGGAGACGCATAAGTCCACCGTTGGACACTCCCACGTCCTCGAACCATCATTGCGCACGCACTCCGGCGTGATCGGCGTGGTTCACCGTCTTCTCCAAAAAGCTGCCACCCGACTCCGCCAGTATGGACTCGTTACCGCCGAGGTCACCGTCAGCATTCGTTTTGTAGGGGGCGAGCGCTGGAAATGTGAGTGTGATATCACTCCAACACAGGACGTTGTCCAACTCACGTCCGTCATGAGTACCATGCTCTCCCAACTCCCCACCGAAGGCATCCCCTTCAAAGCCAGCATTGCCCTGAATAAGGTCTCCCCTGCCGACAGCACCCCACAACCCCTTTTTGACAACATCGGTCCCGCCCGCCAATCCCTCAACGCATCGATCGATTCCATCAACAAGAAATACGGCAAGAACACTCTCTACCTCGGGCCGGCATGGAATGCCCTACAAAGCGCTCCGATGCGGATAGCGTTTACGCATATCCCGGATACAAACAGCGAACAGTGA
- a CDS encoding putative addiction module antidote protein → MGTIREFDAAKFLTTPESISEYLSAALEANNPELFLLALGDVARSSGIKSIAETSGLGRESLYKSVSPGRKPRFETVMRILGSLGVQLTTKAT, encoded by the coding sequence ATGGGAACCATCCGCGAATTTGATGCAGCGAAGTTTCTGACAACACCGGAATCGATCTCTGAGTACCTGTCAGCAGCCCTCGAAGCCAACAACCCCGAGCTCTTTCTCCTCGCTCTAGGTGATGTTGCGCGTTCCAGCGGTATCAAGAGCATCGCAGAAACATCGGGCCTTGGCCGAGAGAGTCTGTACAAATCCGTATCTCCGGGAAGAAAGCCGAGATTTGAAACTGTTATGCGAATTCTCGGTAGCCTCGGCGTCCAGCTAACAACAAAGGCAACGTAG
- a CDS encoding type II toxin-antitoxin system RelE/ParE family toxin, translating to MNEEVSPLHYIQYPFGYNRMNVYVTEQFESWLAGLSDERLKGRILSRLRLIGLGSFGDCKPVSHGLHEVRIHISGGVRLYFYNSVDQSIVVVLAGRKATQRADIKRAMEILNSLKER from the coding sequence ATGAACGAAGAGGTTAGCCCCCTTCATTACATCCAGTATCCATTTGGATACAATCGAATGAATGTCTATGTTACCGAGCAATTCGAATCGTGGCTTGCTGGACTGTCTGATGAAAGGCTCAAAGGACGTATCCTTTCACGACTCCGACTTATAGGTCTCGGCAGCTTTGGTGACTGTAAACCAGTCTCTCATGGATTGCATGAGGTCCGCATCCATATTTCGGGCGGCGTCCGGCTCTACTTTTATAACTCTGTCGATCAGTCGATCGTGGTTGTTCTGGCAGGACGAAAAGCGACACAAAGAGCAGACATCAAACGAGCAATGGAAATCTTGAATTCTTTGAAAGAACGGTAA
- a CDS encoding ferrous iron transport protein A: MTLIQTLPAGTSCIIVSIDGDSAVARRVRELGLVPGTRCRVVRKAPFGGPLEIATAVTRLGIRPSDGLVIMVEEVRQADAVAA, encoded by the coding sequence ATGACACTCATTCAGACATTGCCGGCCGGAACGTCCTGTATCATCGTCTCGATAGACGGGGATAGTGCGGTTGCCAGGCGGGTGCGCGAGTTAGGGCTGGTACCGGGCACGCGTTGCAGGGTAGTGCGGAAGGCTCCGTTTGGTGGACCTTTGGAGATCGCCACGGCCGTAACGAGGCTGGGGATCCGTCCGAGCGACGGACTGGTCATCATGGTTGAAGAGGTTCGACAGGCCGATGCGGTAGCGGCATGA